In one Conger conger chromosome 5, fConCon1.1, whole genome shotgun sequence genomic region, the following are encoded:
- the LOC133129589 gene encoding oocyte zinc finger protein XlCOF6-like isoform X2: MATLGVEPRSGLDGSEDAKERTERKTGYFMSREPRDILTNMKEEEENGERQSVKMETVNDVKGEEELWKKEEKERDEQREGQITCRVAQTDKVVKNEVKSERGQQEGEEWSALITCCLRKQPRVLIRRLQIAANSVFVTSPLRSMACKRDQRATSPWRRHELSPLRGNRARRQKMQVVTRKRKTVGRLEKPPKLLPSSSENGFCAEVSLISHVVSSRNQNTCTEYTGQTVEVSSQAFACSQCPFIDTEKVNLHQHIEKVHPEELSRTVGSQQPSSSTHQHPTPSKTPPTPTQSHTGTPGAHTCSQCRKSFKSKSLLTTHKEIHKRECLYQCSKCGKSFRRLSDLEVHKQTRTGECLYHCSQCGKNFCYSHALKVHQRTHTGERPYHCSQCGKSFSQSGNLNQHQRTHTGERPYQCSQCGKSFTLFSTLKEHRRTHTDERPYHCSQCGKSFRQSSTLKQHQRTHIGECLYQCSQCGKGFKFFSTLKEHQRTHTDERPYHCSQCGRSFNHLSTLKQHQQTHTGEYLYHCSQCGKGCIHSGDLKKHQRTHTGERPYHCSECGKNYTQLGTLKKHQRTHTGEYPYHCSQCGRSFIQLRTLKQHQRTHTG; the protein is encoded by the exons GGGTGGAGCCAAGGTCAGGTTTGGACGGAAGTGAAGACGCaaaggagaggacagagaggaagacTGGATATTTCATGAGCAGAGAGCCAAGAGACATACTAACCAAcatgaaggaggaggaggaaaatgGGGAGAGGCAGAGTGTGAAAATGGAGACAGTGAATGATGTGAAAGGTGAAGAGGAACTCTGgaagaaggaagaaaaagaaagggatGAACAGAGGGAGGGACAAATAACTTGCCGGGTTGCCCAGACTGACAAAGTGGTGAAGAATGAAGTAAAATCAGAACGTGGacaacaggaaggggaggagtggTCTGCTCTGATCACTTGCTGTCTGCGAAAACAACCTAGAGTGCTGATTCGCCGACTACAAATTGCTGCTAATTCAGTTTTTGTGACATCACCTCTTCGTTCCATGGCCTGTAAAAGAGATCAGCGAGCGACATCTCCTTGGAGACGGCATGAGCTCTCACCACTGAGAGGAAACCGAGCACGGAGGCAGAAGATGCAGGTCGTGACCCGGAAGAGAAAGACGGTTGGCCGGTTGGAGAAACCCCCAAAACTGCTGCCATCCTCATCAGAGAACGG CTTCTGTGCAGAAGTCTCCCTCATTTCTCATGTCGTCTCCTCCAGGAATCAAAACACCTGCACGGAATACACAG gaCAAACTGTTGAGGTGTCATCTCAGGCCTTTGCCTGCTCCCAGTGCCCATTCATTGACACAGAGAAAGTGAATCTTCACCAGCACATTGAGAAGGTTCACCCAGAGGAGCTAAGCAGGACAGTGGGGTCCCAACAACCTTCCAGCAGCACACATcagcaccccaccccctctaAGACACCCCCCACTCCgacacagtcccacacaggcACTCCAGGGGCCCACACTTGTTCCCAGTGTCGGAAGAGCTTCAAATCCAAATCACTGCTGACCACACACAAGGAAATACATAAAAGAGAATGTCTGTATCAGTGCTCCAAATGTGGAAAGAGTTTCCGCCGTTTATCTGATCTAGAGGTACACAAGCAAACTCGCACAGGTGAGTGCCTGTATCattgctcccagtgtgggaagaattTCTGCTATTCACATGCTCTGAAGGTACACCAGCGAACCCACACAGGTGAGCgaccataccactgctcccagtgtggtaAAAGTTTTAGTCAATCGGGTAATTTGAATCAACATCAGCGAACCCATACAGGGGAGCGTCCTTAccagtgctcccagtgtgggaagagtttcactCTCTTCAGTACTTTGAAGGAACACCGGAGAACTCACACTGATGAGcgcccataccactgctcccagtgtggtaAGAGTTTCCGTCAGTCAAGTACTTTGAAGCAACACCAGCGAACCCATATAGGGGAGTGCCTATACcaatgctcccagtgtgggaagggtTTCAAGTTCTTCAGTACTTTGAAGGAACACCAGAGAACTCACACTGATGAGCGCCCATACCACTGTTCCCAGTGTGGAAGGAGTTTCAATCATTTGAGTACTTTGAAGCAGCACCAGCAGACACATACAGGGGAGTACctataccactgctcccagtgtgggaagggtTGCATTCATTCGGGTGATTTGAAGAAacaccagcgaactcatacAGGGGAACGCCCGTACCACTGCTCCGAGTGTGGCAAGAATTATACTCAGTTGGGTACTTTGAAGAAacaccagcgaactcatacaggggaatacccataccactgctcccagtgtgggaggaGCTTCATTCAGTTGCGTACCTTGAAGCAGCACCAGCGAACTCATACAGGTTAA
- the LOC133129589 gene encoding oocyte zinc finger protein XlCOF6-like isoform X1: protein MMETLTVAEGEIGGVEPRSGLDGSEDAKERTERKTGYFMSREPRDILTNMKEEEENGERQSVKMETVNDVKGEEELWKKEEKERDEQREGQITCRVAQTDKVVKNEVKSERGQQEGEEWSALITCCLRKQPRVLIRRLQIAANSVFVTSPLRSMACKRDQRATSPWRRHELSPLRGNRARRQKMQVVTRKRKTVGRLEKPPKLLPSSSENGFCAEVSLISHVVSSRNQNTCTEYTGQTVEVSSQAFACSQCPFIDTEKVNLHQHIEKVHPEELSRTVGSQQPSSSTHQHPTPSKTPPTPTQSHTGTPGAHTCSQCRKSFKSKSLLTTHKEIHKRECLYQCSKCGKSFRRLSDLEVHKQTRTGECLYHCSQCGKNFCYSHALKVHQRTHTGERPYHCSQCGKSFSQSGNLNQHQRTHTGERPYQCSQCGKSFTLFSTLKEHRRTHTDERPYHCSQCGKSFRQSSTLKQHQRTHIGECLYQCSQCGKGFKFFSTLKEHQRTHTDERPYHCSQCGRSFNHLSTLKQHQQTHTGEYLYHCSQCGKGCIHSGDLKKHQRTHTGERPYHCSECGKNYTQLGTLKKHQRTHTGEYPYHCSQCGRSFIQLRTLKQHQRTHTG from the exons GGGTGGAGCCAAGGTCAGGTTTGGACGGAAGTGAAGACGCaaaggagaggacagagaggaagacTGGATATTTCATGAGCAGAGAGCCAAGAGACATACTAACCAAcatgaaggaggaggaggaaaatgGGGAGAGGCAGAGTGTGAAAATGGAGACAGTGAATGATGTGAAAGGTGAAGAGGAACTCTGgaagaaggaagaaaaagaaagggatGAACAGAGGGAGGGACAAATAACTTGCCGGGTTGCCCAGACTGACAAAGTGGTGAAGAATGAAGTAAAATCAGAACGTGGacaacaggaaggggaggagtggTCTGCTCTGATCACTTGCTGTCTGCGAAAACAACCTAGAGTGCTGATTCGCCGACTACAAATTGCTGCTAATTCAGTTTTTGTGACATCACCTCTTCGTTCCATGGCCTGTAAAAGAGATCAGCGAGCGACATCTCCTTGGAGACGGCATGAGCTCTCACCACTGAGAGGAAACCGAGCACGGAGGCAGAAGATGCAGGTCGTGACCCGGAAGAGAAAGACGGTTGGCCGGTTGGAGAAACCCCCAAAACTGCTGCCATCCTCATCAGAGAACGG CTTCTGTGCAGAAGTCTCCCTCATTTCTCATGTCGTCTCCTCCAGGAATCAAAACACCTGCACGGAATACACAG gaCAAACTGTTGAGGTGTCATCTCAGGCCTTTGCCTGCTCCCAGTGCCCATTCATTGACACAGAGAAAGTGAATCTTCACCAGCACATTGAGAAGGTTCACCCAGAGGAGCTAAGCAGGACAGTGGGGTCCCAACAACCTTCCAGCAGCACACATcagcaccccaccccctctaAGACACCCCCCACTCCgacacagtcccacacaggcACTCCAGGGGCCCACACTTGTTCCCAGTGTCGGAAGAGCTTCAAATCCAAATCACTGCTGACCACACACAAGGAAATACATAAAAGAGAATGTCTGTATCAGTGCTCCAAATGTGGAAAGAGTTTCCGCCGTTTATCTGATCTAGAGGTACACAAGCAAACTCGCACAGGTGAGTGCCTGTATCattgctcccagtgtgggaagaattTCTGCTATTCACATGCTCTGAAGGTACACCAGCGAACCCACACAGGTGAGCgaccataccactgctcccagtgtggtaAAAGTTTTAGTCAATCGGGTAATTTGAATCAACATCAGCGAACCCATACAGGGGAGCGTCCTTAccagtgctcccagtgtgggaagagtttcactCTCTTCAGTACTTTGAAGGAACACCGGAGAACTCACACTGATGAGcgcccataccactgctcccagtgtggtaAGAGTTTCCGTCAGTCAAGTACTTTGAAGCAACACCAGCGAACCCATATAGGGGAGTGCCTATACcaatgctcccagtgtgggaagggtTTCAAGTTCTTCAGTACTTTGAAGGAACACCAGAGAACTCACACTGATGAGCGCCCATACCACTGTTCCCAGTGTGGAAGGAGTTTCAATCATTTGAGTACTTTGAAGCAGCACCAGCAGACACATACAGGGGAGTACctataccactgctcccagtgtgggaagggtTGCATTCATTCGGGTGATTTGAAGAAacaccagcgaactcatacAGGGGAACGCCCGTACCACTGCTCCGAGTGTGGCAAGAATTATACTCAGTTGGGTACTTTGAAGAAacaccagcgaactcatacaggggaatacccataccactgctcccagtgtgggaggaGCTTCATTCAGTTGCGTACCTTGAAGCAGCACCAGCGAACTCATACAGGTTAA